One segment of Rosa chinensis cultivar Old Blush chromosome 6, RchiOBHm-V2, whole genome shotgun sequence DNA contains the following:
- the LOC112168818 gene encoding ER lumen protein-retaining receptor erd-2.2, translating into MGRRRNASVNVLFQWVRRQSMKVKIFLGAFLALCGLVALKFWVKNHDHFFIASEAIHFLGIIVLIYKLTTQKTCSGLSLKTQELTAAFVAVRLVCSTIMEADVHTVLDFATLISTAWLIFMIRFKLKSTYIKELDNFRLYFVVVPAAILALLFHPYMLSSRITRVLWAFGGYIEAVSVLPQLRLMQNAKMIEPFTSHYVFALGISRFFACAHWIIMIYETKGKYLFLVGSGYSWILAALICEIVQTFILADFCYYYIKSYVQGQLVMRMPV; encoded by the exons AtggggaggaggaggaacgcttCAGTGAATGTTCTGTTTCAATGGGTGAGGAGGCAGTCAATGAAAGTCAAGATCTTTCTTGGAGCCTTTCTTGCGCTGtgtggtttggtggcactgaagtTTTGGGTCAAGAATCATGACCATTTTTTCATTGCCTCTGAAGCCATTCATTTTCTGGGGATCATCGTCCTCATATACAAGCTCACAACCCAAAAGACCTGCTCTG GTCTTTCCCTAAAGACTCAAGAACTCACAGCTGCCTTTGTAGCAGTAAGATTGGTTTGCAGTACCATCATGGAGGCTGATGTGCACACTGTGCTAGATTTTGCTACTCTCATTTCAACAGCTTGGCTCATTTTTATGATACGGTTCAAACTGAAGTCAACCTACATAAAGGAACTCGACAACTTTCGCTTATATTTTGTG GTGGTGCCTGCTGCTATCCTTGCCCTGCTTTTCCACCCATACATGCTGAGTAGTCGTATTACTAGAGTTCTTTGGGCATTTGGTGGGTACATAGAAGCTGTTTCAGTACTGCCACAGCTTCGTTTGATGCAGAATGCAAAG ATGATTGAACCATTTACCTCCCATTATGTATTTGCATTGGGTATTTCAAGATTCTTTGCTTGTGCTCATTGGATCATTATG ATCTACGAAACTAAAGGCAAATATCTATTCTTGGTTGGGAGTGGTTATTCGTGGATTTTGGCTGCCTTGATCTGTGAAATTGTTCAAACATTCATCTTAGCAGACTTTTGTTACTATTACATAAAGAG TTATGTACAAGGTCAGCTCGTAATGAGGATGCCTGTCTAG
- the LOC112168817 gene encoding ninja-family protein AFP4 — protein sequence MVEVSERGMKEEEIELDLGLSIGGVSFRKPKLNGGDEIQTAAVVRSSSMASPAAFSEPESAVVDPQAKREIQAQRRQEAKRKREEKKTRAQIGEQQQSPARKKEKSVDATNVVLSQGDNGVNVMNVNLNLSNGEAEHHHYQVGPVQYPYAPVQFVPYPNGFAYPCVVPCWAPNGGGGGGYRQFQANHDLGNNGCNPEQSGKTASLNNGSPICSSSTVSEHCSAGSHEGGSSDTRSHSSRLNGSIRKKNKAQSDHTVTSHSIEPNSRGNENLVVQVQPKEEPAPEITEPVPFSKQRPPTPPKETKTERPKPQTKNTQKSPSKPQMPYVSTTGNGPNGKTVHGFLYRYSQSEISIVCVCHGSTFSPAEFVQHAGGTGVSQPLRHITVIPSAFG from the exons ATGGTGGAGGTTTCCGAGCGAGGGATGAAAGAGGAGGAGATTGAGCTGGATTTAGGCTTGTCAATCGGAGGCGTGAGTTTCAGAAAACCGAAACTCAACGGAGGAGACGAAATCCAGACGGCGGCGGTTGTAAGATCCAGCAGCATGGCGTCGCCGGCGGCCTTTTCCGAGCCGGAGAGCGCGGTTGTGGATCCGCAGGCGAAAAGGGAGATTCAGGCGCAGCGGAGGCAGGAGGCGAAGAGGAAGCGAGAAGAGAAGAAAACGCGAGCCCAAATAGGAGAACAGCAACAATCGCCGgcgagaaagaaagagaagagtgtGGACGCAACGAATGTTGTGCTATCTCAAGGCGATAACGGCGTTAACGTTATGAatgtgaatttgaatttgagtaACGGCGAGGCGGAGCACCACCATTACCAGGTTGGACCGGTGCAGTACCCGTACGCGCCCGTCCAGTTCGTTCCGTACCCGAACGGGTTCGCTTATCCTTGTGTGGTGCCGTGTTGGGCGCCCAACGGTGGCGGCGGCGGGGGTTACAGGCAGTTTCAGGCAAATCATGATTTGGGGAATAATGGGTGCAACCCGGAGCAGAGTGGCAAAACGGCGTCGTTGAATAATGGGTCCCCAATTTGTAGCTCCTCTACTGTTTCAGAACATTGCAGTGCAGGTTCTCATGAAG GTGGGAGCAGTGATACTAGAAGCCATTCAAGCCGTTTGAATGGTTCGATTAGGAAGAAGAACAAAGCCCAGTCTGACCACACAGTTACCTCTCACTCGATCGAACCTAATTCCCGAGGTAATGAAAATTTGGTGGTTCAAGTTCAACCCAAAGAAGAACCCGCACCGGAAATTACAGAACCGGTTCCGTTTTCAAAACAACGTCCTCCTACTCCACCCAAGGAAACCAAGACGGAGCGTCCAAAACCTCAAACCAAAAACACCCAGAAGAGCCCTTCCAAACCACAAATGCCGTACGTATCCACCACCGGAAATGGACCCAATGGGAAAACGGTTCATGGATTCTTGTACAGATACTCCCAGTCGGAGATCAGCATCGTGTGTGTCTGCCATGGAAGCACATTCTCGCCGGCTGAGTTTGTGCAGCATGCCGGAGGCACCGGTGTTTCACAGCCTCTGAGACACATAACAGTAATCCCATCTGCTTTTGGATGA